GTGGGCGTGCAGTGATCTCTAAACTGTCATCGCCACCGTGACGTAAACGCTGTAAACCGGCATACGCGATCATCGCGCCATTATCAGTACAGAACTCAATACGCGGGTAAAATACTTCGCCGTTTTGCTTATTCATCATTTCTGCTAATTTGATGCGTAAGTATTTATTTGCACTTACACCACCAGCAACAACCAGACGCTTAATACCGGTTTCTTTAATTGCTCTTCTTAACTTAATCGAAATGGTATCTACAACCGCTTCTTGGAATGCAAACGCAATATCAGCACGGGTTTGTTCATCAACCGCATCTGCACCCGCTTCTTCTGCTAACTTCTTTTCTTTAGCAATCGTATTCGCCGCGAATGTTTTTAGCCCTGAGAAACTAAAGTCTAAGCCGGGACGATCAGTCATTGGGCGTGGAAACTTATAACGTCCAGCGACACCGTTATCTGCTAATGCTGATAATCTTGGGCCACCAGGGTAATCTAAGCCCAGCAGTTTCGCGGTTTTATCAAATGCTTCACCGGCAGCGTCATCAACAGATTCACCCAGTAATTCATATTGACCAATACCATCAACACGCACGATTTGAGTATGACCACCCGACACTAGCATCGCTAAGAAAGGAAAATCTGGGGTTTTCTCTTCAAGCATTGGCGCTAACATATGACCTTCCATATGGTTAATACCTAATGCCGGAATATCCCACGCATAAGCGATACTACGACCAACCGTCGCCCCCACCATTAATGCACCAACCAGTCCAGGACCCGTTGTATAGGCAATACCGTCAATATCATCTTTAGTACAGCCCGCTTCTGCTAATGCGGCTTTAATCAGTGGAATAATTTTACGCACATGATCACGTGACGCTAATTCCGGTACCACACCGCCATAATCGGCATGCAGTTTTACTTGGCTATAAAGTTGATGAGCCATTAGCCCTTGTTCATCACAATAAATTGCAATGCCGGTCTCATCACATGATGTTTCTATTCCTATTACGCGCATTTTATTCATTCACCTTATACATGACTGCACAATAGTACCTGCGCTATACTTATTTCTCCAGCGCCAAATTATTACGCTTTACATTTAATCGCGTTCTAGAGTACAATTCGGCACCATTTTTATAGAATTTCTATAAAAATATTTTTAGGTTCCAGATAACTTGGAATCATCAAGCCCAAAGGTTGGAAGAAAACATGCCAGTAATTAAAGTACGTGAAAACGAACCGTTTGACGTTGCACTACGTCGTTTCAAACGCTCTTGCGAAAAAGCAGGTATCTTGTCTGAAGTACGTCGTCGTGAGCATTACGAAAAACCTACTACAGTTCGTAAACGTGCTAAAGCAGCAGCATCTAAGCGTCTAGCTAAGAAACTGTCTCGTGAAAATGCACGTCGCGTACGTCTATACTAATCTCTATTAGTATAACTACTGTATGCATTTTAGGCTTATCCCACTGAGTAAGTTTCTGACTTAGTCTGCTGAAGATAACGCCTATTAACAAGCCGTGAACTCCTAGAGTCACGGCTTGTTTGCTTTTCAAGACTCATAAAATTTATTACCCTAGTCTTATAACGATGCCAGTACATAACTGATTTGTTCAAAATAAGTCACGTATTTACTGTAATTGTTACTGTAATTGCGATTCCCAATAATCTTCACACTCATTAGTTAGGTACATATGGCCGGTAGAATACCTCGCGACTTTATCGATGGCTTGATAGGTCGAGCTGATATCGTAGATATCGTCG
This Moritella sp. 5 DNA region includes the following protein-coding sequences:
- the tsaD gene encoding tRNA (adenosine(37)-N6)-threonylcarbamoyltransferase complex transferase subunit TsaD, which codes for MRVIGIETSCDETGIAIYCDEQGLMAHQLYSQVKLHADYGGVVPELASRDHVRKIIPLIKAALAEAGCTKDDIDGIAYTTGPGLVGALMVGATVGRSIAYAWDIPALGINHMEGHMLAPMLEEKTPDFPFLAMLVSGGHTQIVRVDGIGQYELLGESVDDAAGEAFDKTAKLLGLDYPGGPRLSALADNGVAGRYKFPRPMTDRPGLDFSFSGLKTFAANTIAKEKKLAEEAGADAVDEQTRADIAFAFQEAVVDTISIKLRRAIKETGIKRLVVAGGVSANKYLRIKLAEMMNKQNGEVFYPRIEFCTDNGAMIAYAGLQRLRHGGDDSLEITARPRWPLDQMDAI
- the rpsU gene encoding 30S ribosomal protein S21, coding for MPVIKVRENEPFDVALRRFKRSCEKAGILSEVRRREHYEKPTTVRKRAKAAASKRLAKKLSRENARRVRLY